A genomic region of Bombus fervidus isolate BK054 chromosome 17, iyBomFerv1, whole genome shotgun sequence contains the following coding sequences:
- the Hex110 gene encoding hexamerin 110 isoform X4 yields MRCLIVLLALVALGACGNVKQQHAADQNLLNKQQDIIQLLQKISQPIPNQELQNLGETYEIESNAHQYNNPIIVMYYAGAVKAGLVQPQGTVFTNSISQLRKEVSLLYRILLGAKDYQTFLKTAVWARVHVNEGQFVKALAGAVLTRPDTQGVILPPVYEILPQYHLDARIVQEAQNIAIQKVQEGDIQNILIPVNYSALLSQDEHQLSYFTQDVGLAAYYSYINLAGYILEEQDQQQQQQQQPLTQQQYQEQIVGKYLQQGGQQDQQSTIAHGAQYLYLHQQLLAHYELNRLSNGLGPISEINYENVQALYQPHLRGLNGLEFVGRPENLQLQPHKNKLIQSVITLEQRLMDAIDSGNVITPQGVFLSLYQPQGMNILGDLIEGTGKSVNPRYYGSLQAAARKLLGNAPEVQNIWDYTPSALELGQTAVHDPAFYQLFKKVMNLYQQYQQSLPAYQYNDLVLPGVTIQNVDVSQLVTLFSDYYIDLNGVTGQSNQQQQQQQQQQQQQQQQQQQQQQQDQQQEQQQNVKAYLKRLDHQPYQYKVTVHSEQNVPSAVVRVFLGPKYDYQGKPISISQSRHLFVQLDQFIQNLHSGQNIIIRNSQQAPGQSPDWPSTSEIQQGVNAAIRSQEPFFITEPHQIFSFPARLSLPKGQPQGFPLQFLVVISSPNPLNMPYGPVIPEQNLSYQAQQYQIVNANQYQQLKQQGQLWQMGGGVQQNVEVLPENLANAQQQIDAVRNQYANVYTRYHGQYPNTQIQNPVGQGQDMTYSIQGVGVVNAAGVGGSKSLGLHGQHIAVQSQQQIVQQAQQIQQQIQAATAAAQQGQQGQHQGQGARMIWNAQQQQQQQQQQQQQLHHGQHINRWSPSHIAQSVVQSASQGLQALSGLAGAQGLQGAQGAQGVQGVSGVKGIAGVQGVAGVQGVAGVQGVAGVQGVQGVQSAAGVQGVAGVQGVQGVQGTQQGGIQGGVQGLSAVLQGGVSSQSWGIGQGLQGVNVPYGMHGAQGIGGVRSWPNSQVQGGISGSGIVASGQQHAGGFQGIYAQAQTVQDPSVSEYYQNKPISEIIGGAISLDGKPLGFPLERPLAPGALSVSNIFVQDVLVFHQGQPTNDITQP; encoded by the exons ATGAGGTGCTTAATTGTCCTGTTGGCTCTGGTGGCCTTAGGGGCCTGTGGAAATGTCAAACAACAACATGCTG cTGACCAGAATCTCCTTAACAAACAGCAAGACATCATCCAACTGCTGCAGAAGATCTCACAGCCAATCCCGAACCAAGAACTTCAGAACCTTGGTGAAACTTATGAAATTGAGAGCAATGCTCACCAGTACAACAACCCAATCATAGTAATGTACTATGCGGGTGCTGTGAAAGCTGGTTTGGTTCAACCTCAGGGTACGGTGTTCACTAATTCAATCAGCCAGCTTCGGAAAGAAGTTTCCCTACTCTACAGGATTTTATTGGGTGCCAAGGACTACCAGACTTTTCTCAAGACTGCTGTATGGGCCCGTGTTCATGTTAACGAAGGACAATTTGTTAAG GCTTTAGCTGGTGCTGTATTGACTCGCCCAGACACCCAAGGAGTCATCCTCCCACCTGTTTATGAAATCTTGCCCCAGTATCATTTGGATGCTAGAATCGTCCAAGAAGCCCAAAACATTGCCATTCAAAAAGTCCAGGAAGGAGACATTCAGAATATTCTCATCCCTGTTAATTACTCTGCGCTCTTGTCTCAAGATGAACATCAACTGTCTTACTTCACTCAAGATGTTGGTCTTGCAGCATACTACTCCTATATCAACCTTGCTGGATACATTTTGGAagaa CAGGaccaacaacaacaacagcaacaacagcctCTGACTCAACAACAGTATCAAGAACAGATTGTAGGGAAATACTTGCAACAAGGAGGACAACAGGACCAACAAAGCACCATCGCTCATGGAGCTCAATATCTGTATCTTCATCAACAACTTTTGGCTCACTACGAACTTAACCGTCTTTCGAACGGGCTTGGTCCAATCTCTGAAATTAACTACGAAAATGTACAAGCTCTTTACCAACCACATCTTCGCGGTCTCAATGGACTTGAATTTGTTGGTCGTCCAGAGAATCTTCAACTCCAACCTCACAAGAATAAGCTCATTCAAAGTGTTATTACTCTAGAACAAAGACTGATGGATGCCATTGACTCTGGCAATGTGATCACCCCACAAGGCGTCTTCCTTTCTTTGTACCAACCACAGGGTATGAACATTCTTGGTGACTTGATCGAAGGAACTGGTAAAAGCGTCAACCCAAGGTACTATGGAAGCCTCCAGGCTGCTGCTCGCAAACTCCTTGGAAATGCTCCTGAAGTTCAGAACATTTGGGATTACACACCGTCGGCTCTTGAACTTGGACAAACTGCTGTTCACGATCCAGCCTTCTACCAACTGTTCAAAAAGGTCATGAACCTTTACCAACAATATCAACAGTCTTTGCCTGCCTACCAGTACAACGATCTTGTCCTTCCTGGTGTTACCATCCAGAACGTCGATGTTAGCCAGCTGGTCACTCTTTTCAGCGACTATTACATCGACCTCAACGGCGTTACTGGACAATCTAaccaacaacaacaacaacaacaacaacaacagcagcagcaacaacaacagcaacagcagcagcagcagcaagaTCAACAACAGGAACAACAGCAAAACGTTAAGGCTTATCTCAAAAGATTAGACCATCAACCCTACCAATACAAAGTCACGGTTCACAGTGAACAAAATGTACCAAGCGCGGTTGTTCGTGTCTTCCTTGGACCCAAATACGACTACCAAGGCAAACCAATTAGTATCTCTCAGAGTCGACATCTCTTTGTTCAACTTGACCAATTCATCCAAAACC TTCACTCTGGTCAGAACATCATTATTAGGAACTCCCAGCAAGCTCCTGGACAGAGCCCTGACTGGCCATCTACTTCTGAAATTCAACAAGGTGTTAATGCTGCTATCCGATCTCAGGAACCATTCTTCATTACTGAG CCACACCAAATCTTCAGTTTCCCTGCTAGGTTGTCTCTTCCCAAAGGTCAACCACAAGGTTTCCCACTTCAGTTTCTCGTTGTAATCTCTTCGCCAAATCCACTTAATATGCCATACGGACCAGTAATCCCCGAACAAAACTTGTCGTACCAAGCCCAACAATACCAAATCGTGAATGCCAACCAATACCAACAATTGAAACAACAAGGACAACTTTGGCAAATGGGCGGTGGAGTTCAACAAAACGTTGAGGTTCTTCCTGAGAACTTGGCCAATGCTCAGCAACAAATAGATG cTGTCAGGAATCAGTATGCTAATGTCTACACCAGATACCACGGACAGTATCCCAATACTCAAATCCAGAACCCTGTTGGTCAAGGACAAGACATGACATACAGTATCCAAGGAGTTGGAGTTGTTAACGCTGCTGGTGTTGGTGGTTCAAAATCCTTAGGATTACACGGACAACATATCGCAGTTCAAAGCCAACAACAAATAGTACAACAAGCTCAACAGATCCAACAACAAATACAAGCGGCAACAGCAGCAGCTCAACAAGGACAACAGGGACAACATCAGGGCCAGGGTGCTCGAATGATTTGGAAtgcacaacaacaacaacaacaacaacaacaacaacaacaacaattgCATCACGGACAACATATTAACAGGTGGTCTCCATCTCACATTGCTCAATCTGTCGTCCAATCTGCATCACAAGGACTGCAAGCACTATCTGGTCTGGCTGGTGCACAAGGTCTGCAGGGTGCGCAGGGTGCTCAAGGTGTTCAAGGTGTCTCTGGCGTCAAAGGTATAGCTGGTGTCCAAGGTGTAGCTGGCGTCCAAGGTGTAGCTGGCGTTCAAG GTGTAGCTGGCGTCCAAGGTGTTCAAGGAGTCCAAAGTGCAGCTGGCGTTCAAGGTGTAGCTGGCGTCCAAGGTGTTCAAGGAGTCCAGGGTACGCAACAAGGCGGAATTCAAGGCGGAGTACAAGGCCTGTCTGCTGTTCTGCAAGGAGGAGTATCGTCGCAAAGTTGGGGAATCGGACAAGGTTTACAAGGAGTGAATGTTCCGTATGGCATGCATGGAGCCCAAGGTATCGGAGGAGTTCGATCTTGGCCAAACTCTCAAGTCCAAGGTGGAATCTCAGGAAGTGGCATCGTCGCTAGCGGACAACAACACGCTGGTGGCTTCCAAGGAATCTACGCACAAGCGCAAACTGTTCAGGACCCATCTGTCAGCGAATACTACCAGAACAAACCAATCTCTGAAATCATCGGTGGTGCCATCTCCCTCGATGGCAAACCTCTCGGCTTCCCTCTGGAAAGACCGTTGGCTCCTGGTGCTCTCAGCGTTTCCAACATCTTCGTGCAAGACGTTCTCGTCTTCCACCAAGGTCAACCCACCAACGACATCACTCAGCCATAA
- the Hex110 gene encoding hexamerin 110 isoform X2, which translates to MRCLIVLLALVALGACGNVKQQHAADQNLLNKQQDIIQLLQKISQPIPNQELQNLGETYEIESNAHQYNNPIIVMYYAGAVKAGLVQPQGTVFTNSISQLRKEVSLLYRILLGAKDYQTFLKTAVWARVHVNEGQFVKALAGAVLTRPDTQGVILPPVYEILPQYHLDARIVQEAQNIAIQKVQEGDIQNILIPVNYSALLSQDEHQLSYFTQDVGLAAYYSYINLAGYILEEDQQQQQQQQPLTQQQYQEQIVGKYLQQGGQQDQQSTIAHGAQYLYLHQQLLAHYELNRLSNGLGPISEINYENVQALYQPHLRGLNGLEFVGRPENLQLQPHKNKLIQSVITLEQRLMDAIDSGNVITPQGVFLSLYQPQGMNILGDLIEGTGKSVNPRYYGSLQAAARKLLGNAPEVQNIWDYTPSALELGQTAVHDPAFYQLFKKVMNLYQQYQQSLPAYQYNDLVLPGVTIQNVDVSQLVTLFSDYYIDLNGVTGQSNQQQQQQQQQQQQQQQQQQQQQQQDQQQEQQQNVKAYLKRLDHQPYQYKVTVHSEQNVPSAVVRVFLGPKYDYQGKPISISQSRHLFVQLDQFIQNLHSGQNIIIRNSQQAPGQSPDWPSTSEIQQGVNAAIRSQEPFFITEPHQIFSFPARLSLPKGQPQGFPLQFLVVISSPNPLNMPYGPVIPEQNLSYQAQQYQIVNANQYQQLKQQGQLWQMGGGVQQNVEVLPENLANAQQQIDAVRNQYANVYTRYHGQYPNTQIQNPVGQGQDMTYSIQGVGVVNAAGVGGSKSLGLHGQHIAVQSQQQIVQQAQQIQQQIQAATAAAQQGQQGQHQGQGARMIWNAQQQQQQQQQQQQQLHHGQHINRWSPSHIAQSVVQSASQGLQALSGLAGAQGLQGAQGAQGVQGVSGVKGIAGVQGVAGVQGVAGVQGVAGVQGVAGVQGVAGVQGVAGVQGVQGVQSAAGVQGVAGVQGVQGVQGTQQGGIQGGVQGLSAVLQGGVSSQSWGIGQGLQGVNVPYGMHGAQGIGGVRSWPNSQVQGGISGSGIVASGQQHAGGFQGIYAQAQTVQDPSVSEYYQNKPISEIIGGAISLDGKPLGFPLERPLAPGALSVSNIFVQDVLVFHQGQPTNDITQP; encoded by the exons ATGAGGTGCTTAATTGTCCTGTTGGCTCTGGTGGCCTTAGGGGCCTGTGGAAATGTCAAACAACAACATGCTG cTGACCAGAATCTCCTTAACAAACAGCAAGACATCATCCAACTGCTGCAGAAGATCTCACAGCCAATCCCGAACCAAGAACTTCAGAACCTTGGTGAAACTTATGAAATTGAGAGCAATGCTCACCAGTACAACAACCCAATCATAGTAATGTACTATGCGGGTGCTGTGAAAGCTGGTTTGGTTCAACCTCAGGGTACGGTGTTCACTAATTCAATCAGCCAGCTTCGGAAAGAAGTTTCCCTACTCTACAGGATTTTATTGGGTGCCAAGGACTACCAGACTTTTCTCAAGACTGCTGTATGGGCCCGTGTTCATGTTAACGAAGGACAATTTGTTAAG GCTTTAGCTGGTGCTGTATTGACTCGCCCAGACACCCAAGGAGTCATCCTCCCACCTGTTTATGAAATCTTGCCCCAGTATCATTTGGATGCTAGAATCGTCCAAGAAGCCCAAAACATTGCCATTCAAAAAGTCCAGGAAGGAGACATTCAGAATATTCTCATCCCTGTTAATTACTCTGCGCTCTTGTCTCAAGATGAACATCAACTGTCTTACTTCACTCAAGATGTTGGTCTTGCAGCATACTACTCCTATATCAACCTTGCTGGATACATTTTGGAagaa GaccaacaacaacaacagcaacaacagcctCTGACTCAACAACAGTATCAAGAACAGATTGTAGGGAAATACTTGCAACAAGGAGGACAACAGGACCAACAAAGCACCATCGCTCATGGAGCTCAATATCTGTATCTTCATCAACAACTTTTGGCTCACTACGAACTTAACCGTCTTTCGAACGGGCTTGGTCCAATCTCTGAAATTAACTACGAAAATGTACAAGCTCTTTACCAACCACATCTTCGCGGTCTCAATGGACTTGAATTTGTTGGTCGTCCAGAGAATCTTCAACTCCAACCTCACAAGAATAAGCTCATTCAAAGTGTTATTACTCTAGAACAAAGACTGATGGATGCCATTGACTCTGGCAATGTGATCACCCCACAAGGCGTCTTCCTTTCTTTGTACCAACCACAGGGTATGAACATTCTTGGTGACTTGATCGAAGGAACTGGTAAAAGCGTCAACCCAAGGTACTATGGAAGCCTCCAGGCTGCTGCTCGCAAACTCCTTGGAAATGCTCCTGAAGTTCAGAACATTTGGGATTACACACCGTCGGCTCTTGAACTTGGACAAACTGCTGTTCACGATCCAGCCTTCTACCAACTGTTCAAAAAGGTCATGAACCTTTACCAACAATATCAACAGTCTTTGCCTGCCTACCAGTACAACGATCTTGTCCTTCCTGGTGTTACCATCCAGAACGTCGATGTTAGCCAGCTGGTCACTCTTTTCAGCGACTATTACATCGACCTCAACGGCGTTACTGGACAATCTAaccaacaacaacaacaacaacaacaacaacagcagcagcaacaacaacagcaacagcagcagcagcagcaagaTCAACAACAGGAACAACAGCAAAACGTTAAGGCTTATCTCAAAAGATTAGACCATCAACCCTACCAATACAAAGTCACGGTTCACAGTGAACAAAATGTACCAAGCGCGGTTGTTCGTGTCTTCCTTGGACCCAAATACGACTACCAAGGCAAACCAATTAGTATCTCTCAGAGTCGACATCTCTTTGTTCAACTTGACCAATTCATCCAAAACC TTCACTCTGGTCAGAACATCATTATTAGGAACTCCCAGCAAGCTCCTGGACAGAGCCCTGACTGGCCATCTACTTCTGAAATTCAACAAGGTGTTAATGCTGCTATCCGATCTCAGGAACCATTCTTCATTACTGAG CCACACCAAATCTTCAGTTTCCCTGCTAGGTTGTCTCTTCCCAAAGGTCAACCACAAGGTTTCCCACTTCAGTTTCTCGTTGTAATCTCTTCGCCAAATCCACTTAATATGCCATACGGACCAGTAATCCCCGAACAAAACTTGTCGTACCAAGCCCAACAATACCAAATCGTGAATGCCAACCAATACCAACAATTGAAACAACAAGGACAACTTTGGCAAATGGGCGGTGGAGTTCAACAAAACGTTGAGGTTCTTCCTGAGAACTTGGCCAATGCTCAGCAACAAATAGATG cTGTCAGGAATCAGTATGCTAATGTCTACACCAGATACCACGGACAGTATCCCAATACTCAAATCCAGAACCCTGTTGGTCAAGGACAAGACATGACATACAGTATCCAAGGAGTTGGAGTTGTTAACGCTGCTGGTGTTGGTGGTTCAAAATCCTTAGGATTACACGGACAACATATCGCAGTTCAAAGCCAACAACAAATAGTACAACAAGCTCAACAGATCCAACAACAAATACAAGCGGCAACAGCAGCAGCTCAACAAGGACAACAGGGACAACATCAGGGCCAGGGTGCTCGAATGATTTGGAAtgcacaacaacaacaacaacaacaacaacaacaacaacaacaattgCATCACGGACAACATATTAACAGGTGGTCTCCATCTCACATTGCTCAATCTGTCGTCCAATCTGCATCACAAGGACTGCAAGCACTATCTGGTCTGGCTGGTGCACAAGGTCTGCAGGGTGCGCAGGGTGCTCAAGGTGTTCAAGGTGTCTCTGGCGTCAAAGGTATAGCTGGTGTCCAAGGTGTAGCTGGCGTCCAAGGTGTAGCTGGCGTTCAAGGTGTAGCTGGCGTTCAAGGTGTAGCTGGCGTTCAAGGTGTAGCTGGCGTCCAAGGTGTAGCTGGCGTCCAAGGTGTTCAAGGAGTCCAAAGTGCAGCTGGCGTTCAAGGTGTAGCTGGCGTCCAAGGTGTTCAAGGAGTCCAGGGTACGCAACAAGGCGGAATTCAAGGCGGAGTACAAGGCCTGTCTGCTGTTCTGCAAGGAGGAGTATCGTCGCAAAGTTGGGGAATCGGACAAGGTTTACAAGGAGTGAATGTTCCGTATGGCATGCATGGAGCCCAAGGTATCGGAGGAGTTCGATCTTGGCCAAACTCTCAAGTCCAAGGTGGAATCTCAGGAAGTGGCATCGTCGCTAGCGGACAACAACACGCTGGTGGCTTCCAAGGAATCTACGCACAAGCGCAAACTGTTCAGGACCCATCTGTCAGCGAATACTACCAGAACAAACCAATCTCTGAAATCATCGGTGGTGCCATCTCCCTCGATGGCAAACCTCTCGGCTTCCCTCTGGAAAGACCGTTGGCTCCTGGTGCTCTCAGCGTTTCCAACATCTTCGTGCAAGACGTTCTCGTCTTCCACCAAGGTCAACCCACCAACGACATCACTCAGCCATAA
- the Hex110 gene encoding hexamerin 110 isoform X3: protein MRCLIVLLALVALGACGNVKQQHAADQNLLNKQQDIIQLLQKISQPIPNQELQNLGETYEIESNAHQYNNPIIVMYYAGAVKAGLVQPQGTVFTNSISQLRKEVSLLYRILLGAKDYQTFLKTAVWARVHVNEGQFVKALAGAVLTRPDTQGVILPPVYEILPQYHLDARIVQEAQNIAIQKVQEGDIQNILIPVNYSALLSQDEHQLSYFTQDVGLAAYYSYINLAGYILEEQDQQQQQQQQPLTQQQYQEQIVGKYLQQGGQQDQQSTIAHGAQYLYLHQQLLAHYELNRLSNGLGPISEINYENVQALYQPHLRGLNGLEFVGRPENLQLQPHKNKLIQSVITLEQRLMDAIDSGNVITPQGVFLSLYQPQGMNILGDLIEGTGKSVNPRYYGSLQAAARKLLGNAPEVQNIWDYTPSALELGQTAVHDPAFYQLFKKVMNLYQQYQQSLPAYQYNDLVLPGVTIQNVDVSQLVTLFSDYYIDLNGVTGQSNQQQQQQQQQQQQQQQQQQQQQQQDQQQEQQQNVKAYLKRLDHQPYQYKVTVHSEQNVPSAVVRVFLGPKYDYQGKPISISQSRHLFVQLDQFIQNLHSGQNIIIRNSQQAPGQSPDWPSTSEIQQGVNAAIRSQEPFFITEPHQIFSFPARLSLPKGQPQGFPLQFLVVISSPNPLNMPYGPVIPEQNLSYQAQQYQIVNANQYQQLKQQGQLWQMGGGVQQNVEVLPENLANAQQQIDAVRNQYANVYTRYHGQYPNTQIQNPVGQGQDMTYSIQGVGVVNAAGVGGSKSLGLHGQHIAVQSQQQIVQQAQQIQQQIQAATAAAQQGQQGQHQGQGARMIWNAQQQQQQQQQQQQQLHHGQHINRWSPSHIAQSVVQSASQGLQALSGLAGAQGLQGAQGAQGVQGVSGVKGIAGVQGVAGVQGVAGVQGVAGVQGVAGVQGVQGVQSAAGVQGVAGVQGVQGVQGTQQGGIQGGVQGLSAVLQGGVSSQSWGIGQGLQGVNVPYGMHGAQGIGGVRSWPNSQVQGGISGSGIVASGQQHAGGFQGIYAQAQTVQDPSVSEYYQNKPISEIIGGAISLDGKPLGFPLERPLAPGALSVSNIFVQDVLVFHQGQPTNDITQP from the exons ATGAGGTGCTTAATTGTCCTGTTGGCTCTGGTGGCCTTAGGGGCCTGTGGAAATGTCAAACAACAACATGCTG cTGACCAGAATCTCCTTAACAAACAGCAAGACATCATCCAACTGCTGCAGAAGATCTCACAGCCAATCCCGAACCAAGAACTTCAGAACCTTGGTGAAACTTATGAAATTGAGAGCAATGCTCACCAGTACAACAACCCAATCATAGTAATGTACTATGCGGGTGCTGTGAAAGCTGGTTTGGTTCAACCTCAGGGTACGGTGTTCACTAATTCAATCAGCCAGCTTCGGAAAGAAGTTTCCCTACTCTACAGGATTTTATTGGGTGCCAAGGACTACCAGACTTTTCTCAAGACTGCTGTATGGGCCCGTGTTCATGTTAACGAAGGACAATTTGTTAAG GCTTTAGCTGGTGCTGTATTGACTCGCCCAGACACCCAAGGAGTCATCCTCCCACCTGTTTATGAAATCTTGCCCCAGTATCATTTGGATGCTAGAATCGTCCAAGAAGCCCAAAACATTGCCATTCAAAAAGTCCAGGAAGGAGACATTCAGAATATTCTCATCCCTGTTAATTACTCTGCGCTCTTGTCTCAAGATGAACATCAACTGTCTTACTTCACTCAAGATGTTGGTCTTGCAGCATACTACTCCTATATCAACCTTGCTGGATACATTTTGGAagaa CAGGaccaacaacaacaacagcaacaacagcctCTGACTCAACAACAGTATCAAGAACAGATTGTAGGGAAATACTTGCAACAAGGAGGACAACAGGACCAACAAAGCACCATCGCTCATGGAGCTCAATATCTGTATCTTCATCAACAACTTTTGGCTCACTACGAACTTAACCGTCTTTCGAACGGGCTTGGTCCAATCTCTGAAATTAACTACGAAAATGTACAAGCTCTTTACCAACCACATCTTCGCGGTCTCAATGGACTTGAATTTGTTGGTCGTCCAGAGAATCTTCAACTCCAACCTCACAAGAATAAGCTCATTCAAAGTGTTATTACTCTAGAACAAAGACTGATGGATGCCATTGACTCTGGCAATGTGATCACCCCACAAGGCGTCTTCCTTTCTTTGTACCAACCACAGGGTATGAACATTCTTGGTGACTTGATCGAAGGAACTGGTAAAAGCGTCAACCCAAGGTACTATGGAAGCCTCCAGGCTGCTGCTCGCAAACTCCTTGGAAATGCTCCTGAAGTTCAGAACATTTGGGATTACACACCGTCGGCTCTTGAACTTGGACAAACTGCTGTTCACGATCCAGCCTTCTACCAACTGTTCAAAAAGGTCATGAACCTTTACCAACAATATCAACAGTCTTTGCCTGCCTACCAGTACAACGATCTTGTCCTTCCTGGTGTTACCATCCAGAACGTCGATGTTAGCCAGCTGGTCACTCTTTTCAGCGACTATTACATCGACCTCAACGGCGTTACTGGACAATCTAaccaacaacaacaacaacaacaacaacaacagcagcagcaacaacaacagcaacagcagcagcagcagcaagaTCAACAACAGGAACAACAGCAAAACGTTAAGGCTTATCTCAAAAGATTAGACCATCAACCCTACCAATACAAAGTCACGGTTCACAGTGAACAAAATGTACCAAGCGCGGTTGTTCGTGTCTTCCTTGGACCCAAATACGACTACCAAGGCAAACCAATTAGTATCTCTCAGAGTCGACATCTCTTTGTTCAACTTGACCAATTCATCCAAAACC TTCACTCTGGTCAGAACATCATTATTAGGAACTCCCAGCAAGCTCCTGGACAGAGCCCTGACTGGCCATCTACTTCTGAAATTCAACAAGGTGTTAATGCTGCTATCCGATCTCAGGAACCATTCTTCATTACTGAG CCACACCAAATCTTCAGTTTCCCTGCTAGGTTGTCTCTTCCCAAAGGTCAACCACAAGGTTTCCCACTTCAGTTTCTCGTTGTAATCTCTTCGCCAAATCCACTTAATATGCCATACGGACCAGTAATCCCCGAACAAAACTTGTCGTACCAAGCCCAACAATACCAAATCGTGAATGCCAACCAATACCAACAATTGAAACAACAAGGACAACTTTGGCAAATGGGCGGTGGAGTTCAACAAAACGTTGAGGTTCTTCCTGAGAACTTGGCCAATGCTCAGCAACAAATAGATG cTGTCAGGAATCAGTATGCTAATGTCTACACCAGATACCACGGACAGTATCCCAATACTCAAATCCAGAACCCTGTTGGTCAAGGACAAGACATGACATACAGTATCCAAGGAGTTGGAGTTGTTAACGCTGCTGGTGTTGGTGGTTCAAAATCCTTAGGATTACACGGACAACATATCGCAGTTCAAAGCCAACAACAAATAGTACAACAAGCTCAACAGATCCAACAACAAATACAAGCGGCAACAGCAGCAGCTCAACAAGGACAACAGGGACAACATCAGGGCCAGGGTGCTCGAATGATTTGGAAtgcacaacaacaacaacaacaacaacaacaacaacaacaacaattgCATCACGGACAACATATTAACAGGTGGTCTCCATCTCACATTGCTCAATCTGTCGTCCAATCTGCATCACAAGGACTGCAAGCACTATCTGGTCTGGCTGGTGCACAAGGTCTGCAGGGTGCGCAGGGTGCTCAAGGTGTTCAAGGTGTCTCTGGCGTCAAAGGTATAGCTGGTGTCCAAGGTGTAGCTGGCGTCCAAGGTGTAGCTGGCGTTCAAGGTGTAGCTGGCGTTCAAG GTGTAGCTGGCGTCCAAGGTGTTCAAGGAGTCCAAAGTGCAGCTGGCGTTCAAGGTGTAGCTGGCGTCCAAGGTGTTCAAGGAGTCCAGGGTACGCAACAAGGCGGAATTCAAGGCGGAGTACAAGGCCTGTCTGCTGTTCTGCAAGGAGGAGTATCGTCGCAAAGTTGGGGAATCGGACAAGGTTTACAAGGAGTGAATGTTCCGTATGGCATGCATGGAGCCCAAGGTATCGGAGGAGTTCGATCTTGGCCAAACTCTCAAGTCCAAGGTGGAATCTCAGGAAGTGGCATCGTCGCTAGCGGACAACAACACGCTGGTGGCTTCCAAGGAATCTACGCACAAGCGCAAACTGTTCAGGACCCATCTGTCAGCGAATACTACCAGAACAAACCAATCTCTGAAATCATCGGTGGTGCCATCTCCCTCGATGGCAAACCTCTCGGCTTCCCTCTGGAAAGACCGTTGGCTCCTGGTGCTCTCAGCGTTTCCAACATCTTCGTGCAAGACGTTCTCGTCTTCCACCAAGGTCAACCCACCAACGACATCACTCAGCCATAA